The following proteins come from a genomic window of Gynuella sunshinyii YC6258:
- a CDS encoding KpsF/GutQ family sugar-phosphate isomerase, protein MDILETARNVISTEIDALTSMNKRLDQRFEKAVEIVQQSRGRVVVVGMGKSGIVGHKIAATLASTGTPSFFVHPGEAFHGDLGMIRPMDVALLISNSGETEEVIRLLSFLEYQQNAVIAMTGNPDSTLARHADTVLDISVDREACSNNLAPTSSTTATLVMGDALAVTLSSLKNFQPEDFARFHPGGNLGRRLLTRVKDIMHSRSLPVCSPEATFREVVHVMTEGRLGVALIMNGASLRGIITDGDVRRTLELNDNPLALLASEVMTSNPKTINENERFAVAEEYMNQNKINALVVVNDEGTVSGILQIYDLQRSNS, encoded by the coding sequence ATGGACATTCTGGAGACTGCACGTAACGTCATCAGTACCGAAATCGACGCATTGACCAGTATGAATAAACGTCTGGATCAGCGCTTCGAAAAAGCAGTCGAAATTGTTCAGCAGTCACGAGGGCGGGTTGTTGTAGTGGGAATGGGCAAGTCAGGCATTGTCGGACATAAGATTGCAGCGACACTTGCATCTACCGGAACGCCCTCTTTCTTTGTGCATCCTGGCGAAGCGTTTCATGGCGATCTGGGAATGATCCGTCCCATGGATGTTGCGCTGTTAATTTCCAACAGTGGCGAGACCGAAGAAGTGATTCGTCTGCTGTCATTTCTGGAATATCAGCAAAATGCGGTTATAGCCATGACCGGTAATCCGGACTCTACCCTGGCCAGACACGCCGATACCGTGCTGGATATTTCCGTTGATCGTGAAGCCTGTAGTAACAACCTTGCCCCCACCTCCTCCACAACAGCCACCCTGGTTATGGGTGATGCTCTGGCAGTGACGCTTTCGTCACTGAAAAATTTCCAACCGGAGGATTTTGCCCGTTTTCATCCGGGAGGCAACCTTGGTCGCCGATTGTTAACCCGGGTCAAGGATATTATGCACAGTCGATCACTGCCGGTCTGTTCTCCGGAGGCCACATTCCGTGAAGTCGTACATGTCATGACAGAAGGGCGTCTGGGTGTCGCGCTGATAATGAATGGAGCATCTTTGCGTGGCATCATCACTGATGGCGATGTCCGACGCACCCTCGAGCTCAACGATAATCCTCTGGCCCTGCTGGCCTCGGAAGTCATGACATCAAATCCCAAGACGATCAATGAAAATGAACGCTTTGCCGTGGCCGAGGAATACATGAACCAGAACAAAATCAATGCGCTGGTCGTGGTGAATGATGAAGGTACCGTGAGCGGTATATTGCAAATTTACGATCTGCAACGAAGTAATTCCTGA
- the garD gene encoding galactarate dehydratase: MSASLCLSIQVHQNDNVAVIVHDGGLDVGCQLVDGTILLEHIPQGHKVAIRQIPLDQPVIRYGEIIGYATTTIAPGAWVKEADLRMPEPPALADLPIATRTSTPAAALEGYSFEGYRNRDGSVGTRNVLAITTSVQCVAGVTEYVVQQIRQKLLPHYPNVDDIVGLTHSYGCGVAINAPAAIVPIRTLQNLMRNPNFGDEIMVLGLGCEKLQPDQLLKARSQIREPGSEASTVSILSLQDEQLLGFGGMIEGILALAEQHLQRLNQRRREPCPAAELVVGVQCGGSDALSGLTANPAVGFAADLIVRAGGSVMFSEVTEVRDAIHLLTPRVADQETGQALLREMAWFDEYLHTGRTDRSANTTPGNKRGGLANIVEKAMGSIIKSGSSAIVDVIAPGERIRKKGLTFAATPASDFICGTLQLAAGMNIHVFTTGRGTPYNLPMAPVIKVATNSRLAKQWYDLIDIDAGTIATGESSIEQVGWQIFHKMLDVASGREQTAADRLGIFNDLVLFNPAPVT, from the coding sequence ATGTCCGCGTCGCTCTGCTTATCCATACAAGTGCATCAGAATGACAATGTTGCCGTCATCGTTCATGACGGCGGTCTCGACGTCGGGTGCCAGCTGGTGGATGGGACGATATTGCTAGAACATATACCCCAGGGTCATAAAGTTGCGATCCGGCAGATACCTCTGGATCAACCGGTGATTCGCTATGGCGAAATCATCGGCTATGCCACAACTACGATTGCACCGGGTGCCTGGGTCAAAGAAGCGGATCTGCGCATGCCGGAACCACCGGCACTGGCGGACCTGCCGATTGCCACACGTACATCGACACCCGCTGCGGCACTCGAGGGTTATAGCTTTGAAGGTTATCGCAATCGTGATGGCAGTGTCGGCACCCGCAATGTATTGGCGATTACCACCAGCGTACAATGCGTGGCTGGTGTTACAGAATACGTTGTCCAACAGATCCGGCAAAAACTGTTGCCCCACTACCCAAATGTCGACGACATCGTGGGCCTGACTCACAGCTATGGCTGCGGTGTGGCAATCAATGCACCGGCCGCTATCGTGCCGATTCGTACGCTCCAGAATCTCATGCGCAATCCAAATTTCGGCGACGAAATCATGGTACTGGGGCTAGGTTGTGAAAAGCTGCAGCCGGATCAACTGCTAAAGGCTCGCAGCCAGATACGAGAGCCTGGCTCTGAAGCCTCGACAGTATCCATACTATCGCTGCAGGATGAACAGCTGCTCGGTTTTGGCGGCATGATTGAGGGAATCCTCGCGCTGGCTGAACAACATCTGCAGCGGCTAAATCAACGCCGGCGAGAACCATGTCCGGCTGCTGAGCTGGTGGTTGGCGTACAGTGCGGAGGCAGTGATGCATTATCAGGCCTGACCGCTAACCCGGCAGTGGGTTTTGCGGCCGACCTGATCGTTCGTGCCGGTGGCAGCGTTATGTTTTCTGAAGTCACCGAAGTCAGAGACGCTATCCACCTGCTGACTCCCAGAGTGGCAGATCAGGAAACCGGCCAAGCACTGTTGCGGGAAATGGCCTGGTTTGATGAATATCTGCACACTGGTCGTACCGACCGTAGCGCCAATACCACTCCTGGCAATAAACGTGGCGGTCTGGCCAATATTGTCGAAAAAGCCATGGGTTCAATCATTAAATCCGGCAGTTCGGCCATTGTCGATGTCATTGCTCCCGGAGAACGTATTCGCAAGAAAGGCCTGACATTTGCGGCCACCCCAGCCAGTGACTTTATCTGCGGAACATTACAACTGGCGGCCGGTATGAACATCCACGTGTTTACCACTGGCCGCGGCACCCCCTATAACCTGCCGATGGCTCCAGTGATCAAAGTAGCCACCAACTCCCGGCTGGCAAAACAATGGTACGATCTGATCGATATCGACGCCGGGACTATCGCTACCGGAGAGTCCAGCATCGAGCAGGTCGGCTGGCAGATCTTTCACAAGATGCTGGATGTTGCCAGTGGTCGCGAGCAGACAGCAGCAGATCGGCTGGGAATATTTAATGATCTGGTGCTGTTCAATCCGGCACCGGTTACCTGA
- a CDS encoding cyclophilin-like family protein yields the protein MSAIRIFWPSGQVTITLRDTISAKALLAARPIQSTANIWGDEVYCQVPFTVAPEADASTVVDKGAVCFWLEGNALALLFGPTPISSSNECRLISAANILGHIDGNPELLRSINQHNPIRIEPV from the coding sequence ATGTCTGCTATCCGCATCTTCTGGCCCAGCGGCCAAGTGACGATCACTTTGCGCGATACCATCAGTGCCAAAGCACTGCTGGCTGCACGACCAATACAAAGTACAGCCAATATCTGGGGCGACGAAGTGTATTGTCAGGTGCCGTTTACTGTCGCACCGGAGGCCGATGCCAGCACGGTAGTGGATAAAGGTGCAGTCTGCTTCTGGCTGGAGGGAAACGCCCTGGCTCTGTTATTCGGCCCCACCCCCATTTCAAGCTCCAATGAATGCCGGCTGATCAGCGCCGCCAATATTCTGGGTCATATTGACGGCAACCCGGAGTTGCTGCGATCCATCAATCAGCACAATCCCATTCGCATAGAACCGGTCTGA
- a CDS encoding tripartite tricarboxylate transporter permease: MEFLTALTPMYFFLAFFGVAIGIIFGAIPGMTATMAVAVCLPLTYALDLNQGLALLIGLYVGGISGGLVPAILLNIPGTPSSITTTFDGYPMTLKGEGERALKIGIVSSLFGGLLSALILFCFAPLLADVAIKFSFVEKFLIILLALTVIASLSKSMMMGLFSGLIGIWLSLIGTYDTSVGGNGETRLMADFMEPYLASGFSLLPVLIGLFGVAAILEEAEKGIKENAADMKVSLKSGKKFSFNVFRNQKTNLIRSGLIGTFIGMLPGVGGSAASVLSYTQEKNFSKDSDQMGTGIANGVVASESANNGLTGGALIPLLSLGIPGDSTTAVLIGAFTLQGIQVGPLFIGENLDTWNTMMVALLFANLAMFAIMFFAIKYIAKVVMVPKYLLYPIIMMMCVVGAYAINYGVMFDVWTLLLFGIGGYAASKIGIEIAPLVIGFILGGQAEVYFVKSLESFGTYSIFFTKSPMAIVLWLLIALSVGFSIYQAVKARKARLSTATAQA, from the coding sequence GTGGAATTCTTGACAGCTCTGACTCCCATGTATTTTTTTCTGGCCTTTTTTGGTGTGGCCATCGGGATTATTTTTGGTGCCATTCCCGGTATGACGGCCACCATGGCCGTGGCCGTCTGCCTGCCGCTCACTTATGCGCTTGACCTGAACCAAGGGCTGGCCCTGTTAATCGGACTGTATGTCGGAGGTATTTCGGGTGGACTGGTACCCGCCATTCTGTTGAACATACCAGGCACTCCCTCTTCGATCACCACCACGTTTGACGGCTATCCCATGACCCTCAAAGGTGAAGGTGAACGGGCATTGAAAATCGGCATCGTTTCGTCACTGTTCGGTGGTCTGCTCAGCGCCCTGATCCTGTTTTGTTTTGCACCACTGCTGGCAGATGTGGCAATCAAGTTTTCGTTCGTTGAAAAATTTCTGATTATTCTGCTGGCACTGACCGTTATCGCTTCGTTGTCCAAAAGCATGATGATGGGTCTGTTTAGCGGTCTAATTGGCATCTGGTTGTCATTAATCGGCACATACGATACCTCGGTGGGCGGCAATGGCGAGACCCGATTGATGGCTGATTTCATGGAACCTTATCTGGCTTCCGGCTTTTCCCTGCTACCAGTACTGATCGGTCTGTTTGGTGTTGCTGCCATTTTGGAAGAAGCCGAAAAAGGCATCAAAGAAAACGCTGCTGATATGAAAGTATCGTTAAAATCCGGTAAAAAATTCTCTTTCAACGTCTTTCGAAACCAGAAAACAAATCTGATTCGTTCCGGGCTGATTGGTACCTTCATCGGCATGCTGCCGGGTGTGGGAGGCAGTGCCGCATCGGTGTTGTCCTACACCCAGGAAAAAAACTTCTCCAAAGATTCCGATCAAATGGGTACCGGTATTGCCAACGGTGTCGTCGCCTCCGAATCCGCCAATAACGGCCTGACCGGTGGTGCGCTGATTCCATTATTGTCACTTGGCATTCCGGGAGACTCCACAACGGCCGTTCTGATCGGTGCATTCACCCTGCAGGGAATTCAGGTCGGCCCATTGTTCATCGGCGAGAATCTGGATACCTGGAATACCATGATGGTAGCGCTGCTCTTCGCCAACCTGGCCATGTTTGCGATCATGTTCTTTGCGATCAAATACATCGCCAAAGTGGTGATGGTACCCAAGTACCTGCTCTATCCGATCATCATGATGATGTGTGTTGTCGGTGCCTACGCCATTAACTATGGCGTCATGTTTGATGTCTGGACGCTGCTGCTATTTGGTATCGGTGGTTATGCTGCTTCCAAAATTGGTATTGAAATCGCCCCCCTGGTCATCGGTTTTATTCTCGGCGGGCAGGCAGAAGTCTACTTTGTGAAATCACTGGAATCCTTTGGCACTTATTCCATTTTCTTCACCAAAAGCCCAATGGCAATTGTGCTCTGGTTGCTGATTGCTCTTTCCGTCGGCTTCTCCATCTACCAGGCAGTCAAGGCCCGAAAGGCTCGACTGTCCACTGCCACTGCTCAGGCCTGA
- a CDS encoding tripartite tricarboxylate transporter TctB family protein, whose product MNTSGIFSVVIEFDQSHLFFPRIIEWLLLIMFLLIMVYQGIPYLREVRSGTRSLPFVSGPLDLVRFFGTLMLTILYFVMMQVVGDLFPNTGMGFLLTSIPYMFLLSLLYLHQRDRRHLLYVTATSILAPVIVWFILARLFYITLP is encoded by the coding sequence ATGAATACGTCTGGTATTTTCTCTGTGGTGATTGAGTTCGACCAGTCCCATCTGTTCTTCCCCAGAATTATCGAATGGCTGCTGCTTATCATGTTCCTTCTGATCATGGTTTATCAGGGCATTCCGTATCTCCGGGAGGTACGGTCCGGAACCCGCTCTTTGCCCTTTGTGTCCGGTCCGCTTGATCTGGTGCGCTTTTTCGGCACCTTGATGCTGACCATTCTTTACTTCGTGATGATGCAAGTCGTTGGTGACCTGTTTCCCAATACCGGCATGGGATTTCTGCTGACCTCCATCCCTTATATGTTCCTGCTGTCATTACTGTATCTCCATCAACGCGACCGGCGTCACCTGCTATACGTTACAGCCACCTCGATACTGGCCCCGGTTATTGTCTGGTTCATTCTGGCCCGTTTGTTTTACATCACCCTGCCCTGA
- a CDS encoding ABC transporter substrate-binding protein, producing the protein MKKTIIAVALVTTTLLTMLSANVLAAAQFPRNLRIVIGSTSTGGDTYQNSSIVAEALAQKLGINVKVDAVGATAAFNTLKRISNGSTIMIFHDQAYLGYLYKQKGYENPFEAYRIGPTIAINPGNAYLVAKNSAYKTVDEMMTACADGTTIRVAIQPGGVSEIGYSALKNAIHIQHPGKESCMVAVNRGSQSDKNQAMFDGLADLINGSVQGNEQYTRLPANDQKAMRFIWLTARKKTIEQANPEGLGETNRDMLLEYVDPNVNVTQDGSRNFTFDKEFFFLFNKDMDEALVARLDKALTEIFAEGKIQKTQKRTFFIPNFMPSQEAEAYLKNKMDQYEKIIDSLQ; encoded by the coding sequence ATGAAAAAAACAATAATTGCTGTCGCCCTGGTGACCACAACCCTGTTGACCATGTTGAGTGCGAATGTTCTCGCCGCCGCACAATTTCCCCGAAACCTGCGTATTGTCATCGGTTCCACCTCAACCGGTGGCGATACCTATCAGAATTCATCCATAGTGGCCGAAGCTCTGGCCCAAAAACTGGGTATTAACGTAAAAGTCGATGCCGTTGGTGCTACTGCAGCGTTTAATACTTTGAAGCGAATTTCCAATGGCAGCACGATCATGATCTTCCACGATCAGGCTTACCTGGGGTATTTGTACAAACAGAAAGGCTATGAAAATCCGTTCGAGGCTTATCGGATCGGTCCCACAATTGCGATTAATCCAGGCAATGCCTATCTGGTTGCCAAGAACTCCGCTTACAAAACCGTCGATGAAATGATGACTGCCTGTGCCGATGGCACGACCATCCGGGTGGCCATTCAGCCTGGGGGCGTTTCTGAAATCGGCTACAGCGCTCTGAAAAATGCTATCCACATCCAACATCCCGGCAAAGAGAGTTGTATGGTAGCGGTAAACCGCGGCTCCCAATCCGATAAAAACCAGGCCATGTTTGATGGTCTGGCCGATCTCATCAATGGTTCGGTTCAGGGCAACGAGCAGTACACCCGTTTGCCGGCAAACGATCAAAAAGCCATGCGCTTTATCTGGCTGACAGCACGCAAGAAAACCATTGAACAGGCCAATCCCGAAGGTCTGGGTGAAACCAACCGTGACATGTTACTGGAGTACGTCGACCCGAACGTCAATGTCACTCAGGATGGCAGCAGGAACTTTACTTTCGATAAGGAGTTTTTCTTCCTGTTTAATAAAGATATGGACGAAGCGCTGGTGGCCCGGCTCGACAAAGCGCTAACGGAGATTTTTGCTGAAGGCAAAATCCAGAAAACCCAGAAACGTACCTTCTTTATTCCCAACTTCATGCCTTCTCAGGAAGCCGAAGCCTATCTTAAGAACAAAATGGATCAATACGAAAAGATCATAGACTCTCTACAGTAA
- a CDS encoding LacI family DNA-binding transcriptional regulator: MTEYNTPQDPAGRSATRNSNDSVTLADVARLAGVSTITVSRALNYPDKVATKTLEKVNRAISQTGYVPNLLAGGLASRRTRLIAAIIPSITNLVYAETIQYFSNSLNESGYQVLLGESGYPEQSEQKLISTVLSRRPDGILLTGVNHSADCRRLLLAANIPLVETWDLTPTPLDTVVGFSHERIGVAVADFIASKGYQHVGTIIASDRRARFREKVMINRLEMHGIEDVLRSEVSVPTNLHRGRSGLASLLDKGFRHGVIWCSSDILAHGALIEAQSRGIKVPQELAIIGFGDQNFAVDTYPALTTVRIDRSRMGSIAANILLARIAQQELKEHVIDVGFEIIERETT, encoded by the coding sequence TTGACGGAATACAACACCCCCCAGGACCCGGCCGGCCGTTCAGCCACTCGCAACAGCAATGACTCCGTTACTCTGGCAGACGTTGCCAGGCTGGCTGGCGTTTCCACCATTACGGTGTCCAGAGCGCTGAATTACCCGGACAAAGTCGCTACTAAAACCCTTGAAAAGGTTAACCGTGCCATCAGCCAGACGGGTTATGTGCCCAACTTGCTGGCGGGCGGGCTGGCATCCCGGCGAACCCGGTTAATTGCAGCCATCATTCCGTCCATCACCAATCTGGTGTATGCAGAAACCATCCAATACTTCAGCAATTCCCTGAATGAATCGGGCTACCAGGTACTGCTTGGCGAATCCGGATATCCTGAACAGAGTGAACAGAAGCTTATCTCTACCGTACTCAGCCGCCGACCGGATGGCATTTTACTGACCGGGGTCAATCATTCGGCAGATTGCCGGCGTCTGTTACTGGCAGCCAATATTCCACTGGTGGAAACCTGGGATCTGACGCCCACGCCACTGGACACAGTTGTCGGGTTTTCCCATGAGCGCATCGGTGTTGCCGTCGCGGATTTCATCGCCAGCAAAGGCTACCAGCATGTCGGCACGATTATCGCCAGCGATCGGCGGGCCCGGTTTCGGGAAAAAGTCATGATCAATCGCCTTGAAATGCACGGCATAGAAGATGTGCTGCGCAGTGAAGTATCGGTCCCGACCAATCTGCATCGGGGCCGTAGCGGTCTGGCCAGCTTGCTGGACAAGGGCTTCCGTCATGGAGTCATCTGGTGCAGCTCGGATATTCTTGCCCACGGCGCCCTGATCGAGGCGCAATCTCGTGGCATCAAGGTGCCCCAGGAGCTTGCCATCATCGGTTTCGGGGATCAGAACTTTGCCGTGGATACCTATCCGGCCCTGACGACCGTCCGTATTGACCGCTCACGCATGGGCAGCATTGCTGCCAACATTTTGCTGGCCCGCATTGCACAACAGGAACTGAAAGAACATGTGATTGATGTCGGCTTCGAAATCATTGAACGGGAAACCACCTAA
- the gudD gene encoding glucarate dehydratase: MNTTTISPVDSVLAKTSPVVTEMQVIPVAGHDSMLLNLSGAHGPFFTRNIVILKDNAGHIGAGEVPGGEKIRQTLEDARALVEGRSVGNYLAILNDVRSRFADRDAGGRGLQTFDLRITIHTVTALEAALLDLLGQALGVPVAALLGDGQQREQVKMLGYLFYIGDRNKTDLAYRNETTSTSDWFRLRHEVAMDTDSVVRLAEAAHEQYGFEDFKLKGGVLAGEQEIETVTALAKRFPKARITLDPNGAWSLAEAIRLCSGQHDVLAYAEDPCGAEQGFSGREILSEFRRATGLPTATNMIATDWRQMGHSIMLQAVNIPLADPHFWTMQGSVRVAQMCHEWGLTWGSHSNNHFDISLAMFTHVAAAAPGNITAIDTHWIWQDGQRLTREPLLIRNGLINVPKRPGLGIELDMEQIQRGHELYKQQGLGARDDAVAMQYLIPGWTFDNKKPCMVR; this comes from the coding sequence TTGAATACAACAACAATATCACCCGTCGACTCTGTACTAGCCAAGACATCGCCTGTCGTGACTGAGATGCAGGTCATCCCCGTAGCCGGACACGACAGCATGCTGCTGAATCTGAGTGGTGCCCACGGTCCGTTTTTTACCCGTAACATTGTGATTTTGAAGGACAATGCCGGCCATATTGGTGCTGGTGAAGTGCCCGGTGGCGAAAAGATTCGCCAGACTCTGGAAGATGCCAGGGCCCTGGTAGAAGGGCGTTCGGTTGGAAACTATCTGGCCATTCTGAATGATGTGCGTAGCCGGTTTGCCGATCGGGACGCCGGTGGTCGTGGGCTGCAGACTTTTGATCTGCGCATCACGATTCATACCGTTACCGCACTGGAGGCCGCATTACTGGATCTGCTCGGACAAGCACTCGGTGTTCCGGTGGCAGCATTACTGGGTGACGGTCAGCAGCGTGAACAAGTGAAGATGCTCGGTTATCTGTTTTACATTGGTGATCGTAATAAGACCGATCTTGCCTATCGAAATGAGACCACATCAACTTCTGACTGGTTTCGCTTGCGTCACGAAGTGGCCATGGATACTGACTCAGTTGTGCGATTGGCTGAAGCGGCACACGAGCAATACGGCTTTGAGGATTTCAAACTCAAAGGCGGAGTGCTCGCCGGCGAGCAGGAGATCGAAACGGTTACGGCGCTGGCCAAACGATTCCCGAAAGCCCGGATCACGCTCGATCCCAATGGTGCCTGGTCATTGGCAGAGGCCATTCGCCTGTGTTCCGGACAGCACGATGTACTGGCGTATGCAGAAGACCCCTGTGGTGCTGAGCAGGGCTTCTCCGGCCGGGAAATTCTGTCGGAATTCCGCCGCGCCACCGGCTTGCCCACTGCCACCAACATGATCGCCACCGATTGGCGTCAGATGGGGCATTCGATCATGTTGCAGGCGGTCAATATACCGCTGGCAGACCCACATTTCTGGACCATGCAGGGTTCGGTCCGGGTGGCGCAGATGTGTCATGAATGGGGTCTGACCTGGGGGTCACATTCCAATAACCATTTTGATATTTCGCTGGCTATGTTTACCCATGTTGCCGCCGCCGCGCCAGGCAATATTACCGCTATTGATACCCATTGGATCTGGCAGGACGGCCAGCGTTTGACGCGTGAACCGTTATTGATTCGGAACGGTTTGATCAATGTACCGAAACGTCCCGGACTCGGTATTGAGCTGGATATGGAGCAGATTCAGCGGGGACATGAACTTTATAAACAGCAGGGCCTGGGAGCCCGCGACGATGCCGTGGCCATGCAGTATCTGATTCCCGGCTGGACATTCGACAATAAAAAACCATGTATGGTTCGGTAA
- a CDS encoding HpcH/HpaI aldolase family protein has protein sequence MRANKLRQIWAEGNAVVNGWLAIPNSFSAETMAHQGWDSLTIDLQHGVNDYLAAVNMLTAISTTDTVPVVRVPWLDPGILMKMLDAGAYGVICPMINTAEDAEKLVASTHYPPRGTRSFGPIRAFLYGGQDYPDHANDTIVTFAMIETRQGLDNLEEILKVDGLDAIYIGPSDLSLALGCKPTFDDVEPPVVEAIEYILAKCQERGLVAGIHNGTPEFALKRVAMGFQFVTISSDARLMAAGAQQVLGRMHQGMGSGGSGGY, from the coding sequence ATGAGAGCAAACAAACTCAGGCAGATCTGGGCTGAAGGCAATGCTGTCGTGAATGGCTGGCTGGCCATTCCCAACTCCTTTTCTGCAGAAACAATGGCCCATCAGGGCTGGGACTCGCTGACAATAGACCTGCAGCACGGGGTGAACGATTACCTGGCTGCGGTGAACATGCTCACTGCCATTTCGACAACCGATACGGTGCCGGTGGTACGGGTGCCCTGGCTTGATCCGGGTATTCTCATGAAGATGCTGGATGCCGGAGCCTATGGGGTGATCTGTCCAATGATCAATACTGCGGAGGATGCCGAAAAACTGGTGGCCTCTACTCATTATCCGCCGCGTGGTACCCGTAGTTTCGGGCCTATACGGGCGTTTCTCTATGGCGGGCAGGATTATCCAGACCATGCCAACGATACCATTGTCACTTTTGCCATGATCGAAACCCGGCAGGGGCTGGACAATCTTGAAGAAATTCTCAAGGTCGATGGCCTGGATGCCATTTACATTGGTCCTTCCGACCTATCACTGGCGCTGGGCTGTAAGCCGACCTTCGATGATGTTGAACCGCCGGTGGTGGAGGCTATCGAATACATTCTGGCCAAGTGTCAGGAGCGTGGTCTGGTCGCCGGAATCCATAATGGCACCCCGGAATTCGCCTTAAAACGGGTCGCCATGGGGTTTCAGTTTGTCACCATTTCCTCTGATGCAAGACTGATGGCAGCCGGGGCCCAGCAGGTACTGGGCAGGATGCATCAGGGCATGGGATCTGGCGGAAGCGGCGGTTATTGA
- the glxR gene encoding 2-hydroxy-3-oxopropionate reductase — translation MSKLGFIGLGIMGTPMAGHLLRAGHEVFLNTTREVPADLIAAGGKPCACGREVAEKADVIFIMVPDTPHVEAVLFAAGGVTEGLSAGKIVVDMSSISPLATKEFARKVNDLGCQYLDAPVSGGEVGATNGTLSIMVGGSQETFDAIKPLFELMGQNITLVGGNGDGQTAKVANQIIVALNIEAVGEALVFAAKAGADPAKVRSALMGGFASSKILEVHGERMVKRTFDPGFRISLHQKDLNLALSSARELGVSLPNTATAQELFNACSAHGGSNWDHSAMIRALETLANYQIS, via the coding sequence ATGAGTAAACTTGGATTCATTGGTCTGGGCATCATGGGAACTCCGATGGCCGGCCACCTTCTGCGTGCCGGTCATGAGGTATTCCTGAATACCACCAGAGAGGTTCCCGCAGACCTTATCGCAGCCGGTGGCAAACCCTGCGCCTGCGGACGTGAAGTGGCAGAAAAGGCTGATGTTATTTTTATTATGGTTCCCGATACGCCACATGTTGAGGCGGTATTGTTTGCTGCCGGCGGAGTGACCGAAGGTTTGTCGGCTGGAAAAATCGTCGTTGATATGAGTTCCATCTCTCCTCTGGCAACCAAAGAATTTGCCCGCAAGGTGAATGACCTGGGCTGTCAGTACCTTGACGCACCGGTTTCCGGCGGTGAAGTCGGTGCCACCAATGGTACCTTGTCGATTATGGTCGGTGGCTCGCAGGAGACTTTTGATGCCATCAAACCGCTGTTTGAACTGATGGGTCAAAACATTACCCTGGTGGGTGGCAATGGCGATGGTCAGACTGCCAAAGTGGCCAACCAGATTATTGTGGCCTTAAATATCGAAGCCGTCGGTGAAGCATTGGTGTTTGCCGCCAAAGCCGGAGCTGATCCGGCTAAAGTACGTTCTGCGCTGATGGGCGGGTTTGCCTCTTCCAAGATCCTGGAAGTACATGGCGAGCGAATGGTGAAACGGACCTTTGATCCGGGATTCCGCATCTCTCTGCACCAGAAAGACCTGAACCTGGCCCTGAGCAGCGCTCGTGAGTTGGGGGTTTCCCTGCCGAATACTGCCACTGCACAGGAGTTATTTAATGCCTGTAGTGCCCATGGTGGTTCCAACTGGGATCATTCCGCCATGATCAGAGCATTGGAAACACTGGCCAACTACCAAATCAGCTGA
- a CDS encoding CDP-alcohol phosphatidyltransferase family protein — protein MLDRWTLPLLKRPWRFLATRMAAAGIKANEVTLAGFAIGLLAVPLLATQHYLLALLVITLNRIADGLDGELARLHSSTDHGAFLDIVLDFIFYAAVVLGFALAAPQHNALAACALLFGFMGTGSSFLAFAIMAEKLHLKSLIYQNKGFHYLDGLAEGTETILFFVAFCLLPEHFSLLAWIFAGICYVTTATRVWSGFLTIKSAASRTDATHQCETENQGRDCH, from the coding sequence ATGCTTGACCGCTGGACACTGCCACTGCTGAAACGGCCCTGGCGCTTTCTCGCCACCAGAATGGCAGCCGCCGGCATCAAAGCCAATGAGGTCACTCTGGCCGGCTTTGCCATTGGTCTGCTGGCCGTACCACTGTTGGCAACCCAACACTATCTGCTGGCATTGCTGGTTATCACCCTGAACCGGATCGCCGATGGTCTGGACGGCGAACTGGCGCGCCTGCACAGCAGCACCGATCACGGTGCCTTTCTCGATATCGTGCTGGATTTTATCTTTTATGCCGCCGTGGTCTTGGGTTTTGCGCTGGCGGCACCACAACACAATGCCCTGGCTGCATGTGCCCTGTTATTCGGGTTTATGGGGACAGGATCAAGCTTTCTGGCATTTGCCATTATGGCGGAAAAGCTCCACCTGAAGAGTCTGATATATCAGAACAAAGGATTTCACTATCTGGATGGACTGGCGGAAGGCACCGAAACCATTTTGTTTTTTGTGGCATTCTGCCTGCTGCCGGAACACTTCAGTCTGCTGGCGTGGATCTTCGCCGGCATCTGTTATGTCACCACCGCCACCCGGGTATGGTCAGGCTTTCTGACCATTAAGTCAGCGGCGTCCCGAACAGACGCAACGCATCAATGCGAAACGGAAAACCAAGGCCGGGATTGCCATTAA